In the Arachis hypogaea cultivar Tifrunner chromosome 20, arahy.Tifrunner.gnm2.J5K5, whole genome shotgun sequence genome, aaaatctcttttattttgtatcaattttcgaagacgaaaatttttataaggtgggtaggatgtaagacccataaatttaaaaaaaaaattaattaaattatattatttctaattaaaaattagaatatttgattaaaaactgattagtaaattaataattaagtagtatttttaaagtaattttaagaggttaaattagatttcaaatttatacaatatactttaattttattaaaatttaccaAATTTCAATTTacctaaaattattaatttcatttTTGTCCCAACCCTAATTACCCCAATCCCTTCAGCCGCCATACccctttccttttcttccaaaATCAAACTCACTAACACGACACTTAGCAGCAGCCAAAAATccacagaaagaaagaaagagaggagagggTGCGAATCAGGAGGGAGGAGAAAGGGGGAGAGCGTGCCGGCGAGTCACTGCCGCTCGTCGCGCTACCGTCGTCGCCGATGAAGGAGGAGTGAGGAGAGTGTGTCACGGAGCAGGGGAAGCTCGCGCGAGTGAGGAACGTCGCCACCGCCGTCGCGCCATGCGCCACCAGCTTCGCTGCACCTCATCATCACCATCGCTGTCGGACCGCTGTGGAGTCGTTGCCGTCGAACCGGCGCTGCGAGCTGCTATCGAGCCTCAAGAAGAATCCGATGCAAAGATAGAGAGAGATAGAACAAcgcgaggagagagagaaggCGTTGCGGGGGTTTCTGCCGCTGCTGCTCTCTCCGCCATCGCCACTGCCGGAGCCACGAGCTGAGGTGGGGAAGGAGACCATTTTCCCTGTTGCTGTTGCTGTCACCGCGCTACTACTGCTACGCTtcattttcttgttttccttAATTACTGTAAGTCATTTTTGTTTCTGAACCCCCACTGCTATTGTCATGCTATCCGTTGATTGAGAAGTTTAAGACGTTGATGTTTTAGGATTAAGCTGCTGCAACTGTGGACTGTGATGGTTGATGCTCTGAAAGAATCGTCGCTGCTGGGGTGACTGGAATTACTACTGCCAGTTCTACCGTTGCTACCGATGCTGTTGACTTGCCCCAATTCAAGTTCAGTGTCACTGCCCTAGGTCTAGCCTGTCTCCTGACTCTGTTTCACTTTTATACTCTGAACTGCCTTGGCTCGTTTATCTGTTTGTTACGATTTTAATTCCATTTTATTTTCGGTATTACCTTGAATTTTTAGAGTTGTTTCTGCATTTGATTCCATCAAATTTGATGTTGCTGCTGTTACTACTGCTGATTCTAATGCCATTGCTGCTGTTGCTGTTAATTTGGAATAAGTGGGTTTGTCGCCTTTGATTCTTGAATTCAGCGAgtcgaggtaggggcgcttttctTAAACTTGTTTACTTTTTAGAGTTGTTATAAATCAATATTAATGCGTAAAATACATTTTTGGTGATTTcgtaagtcttatgaattgaattgagttattttgGATGAATGAGGTTATTAGTTGTATTGATTGATTGATCGATTGAGAAAGTTGAATATTCTGATTAGTTGACTGATGTTGTTAAAGTAGTTTTTCTAGAGTTATTTGAAGATATTTAATAATGGCATTTAGTTTAACTTTGGAAATGATTCTATTTTAGGAAAGGTTTagtattgaaatttgatttgatattgaACTCGATTTGATAtcggaatttgattttaaaacaaatttggaaAGGACCTGATATTTGAAAACGGTTTGTTTATTGAGAATAATTTACTATTTTGGAAATGGTTCGAACAGGATTTGAGGAacggtttggtttgaaactgtttgAGAAAACCGAGAGTTCTTAATTATTGATTAATGCTATTGAATGATATTGATTTAGATTGCGATTTATAGGACTGGTTGGTTGGATTCTGGATTTTGCAATTTCCTTGTGTTGAGTGTGGTTGTTGTGAAAATTGTTATTGGGAATGATTTGACTAATTAACAGGTGTTtagtttggtttggttgggacccaaaaagggtggcagaatccgagttttagaggagatgctgccaaaattttataaaattggaagttttgtttgaagtaattgtttaaaaagatttagttcttaaacgttatttatttaagattgatttatttagaaaagaaagaattatgttttgaattgagattgttgattaatggaaagaaggatgatgataattgatttgaaatatgatttttgaatgaatttggaaatgggatatggattgatgaatgatgatgatattgaaaatggcttagatattgatgaatgatgaatgaatggtttatatggcttatgaatttgaaatatctgagatacgaggttccctggattaagtgccgtggcttgccaccacgtgtaccaggttgaaaacacgatactctgttgaccctacgacgtaagtgtgaccaggcactatataaatttccgggaatgttacccccattgagcaatattgattatttgagaaaaagctaggcatagactcttggggatgcacgtcgggggacagtttaaggacaattcagacttgtcgggttggctggataaccgacagatgagcctcatcagccataggataggcatgcatcatatgcatttgtatgctttgcttgggtttgaacctgttttggtttgcctaattgctaaactgttattaattgctacttgaactatttgttgTAACTGCTAcatacttgtgctttccttgtctgtcttgcctgtgtttgtcctagcGTGCtatatttgagaatgaactttggtgctgaattaatgactgtgttgtttgattgcgtggttggtttctgattgagatttattttataagaaaggaaaggtttcggacttctgaaagattaaactttatttatttgaaaaagttttgaacggtttcctattggttttaaaagattcataaaataatgataatcactaagcttgaaaacagttttcttattaaatatcttcttatgacaactttgaaacttcgtggtgagaccgtgtggttaggttctcaccccctacagctttaccttttcaggaaccagatgaagaagcattaagaagagttatattgcatttggtttatatgttgtattacttagattattttttttcccTCGTCTTTATTATTACAAGTTTATTAAGAGGGATaagagttgtatgttttatatgtatattatattatgaattattatgtaaggagtcttgaatgtgaatctatgcctgcttgtatttttcttaagataaagtatttttttccgattttcaaagaaatcagcgatacagtgttgagtcacaggctcctattttaatattaagtatataaagtagtcgtaatacttcttgctatcagagtggcgcagccggaagcgtgacattctggtagtgagggtgttacagcaAGCCAGATATTTTTCTCACAATGACATGCAATCCATCTTGGACTGAAATAACTTCAGAACTCAACCCAGTTCAAACTCCACAAGATCGTCCAGATCTAACAACAAGAATTTTTCGAGCCAAATTTGAACAGCTAAAAGAGGATGTAATTACTAAGGGTATCTTGGGAAAGGTGAAGAGCTATATTTATGTCACTGAGTTTCAAAAAAGAGGGTTGCCACATGTACATATGTTGCTAATCTTAGAAAACAATGATCAGTTAATTGACCCGGAGCATTATGATAGTTTGGTACGTGCAGAGATACCATCTAAAGAAGTAGAACCATACCTACATGATGCAGTGCTAAAACATATGATTCATGGTCCTTGCGGTACACTTGATCAATCTTCACCCTGCATGAAAAATGGCCAATGTAAACGCAACTACCCAAAAGAGTTCGCAGCAGAAACACGAAGAGGTGACGACTCATATCCGCAATATAGGCGACGATTCGACACTCCAGTACAGATTAACCAAAATGTCACGGTTGACAATAGATGGGTAGTTCCGTACAACCCTTGGCTACTACTAAAGTATGATTGCCATATTAATGTTGAGATATGTAGTAGCATCAAGAGTATAAAGTATCTCTACAAATATTGCTACAATGGTCCAGACCGGGTTGCAATGGAAGTTCACAACGGTTCTAATGTTGACGAGGTCCAACAGTTTGTTGATGCAAGATGGATTGCTGCTCCAGAGGCATGTTggagaatatttaaatttaaccTTTACTGAATGTATCCATCAGTGGAAAGGTTACAAATTCATTTGCCAAATCAACATCAAGTGAGCTTCTATGATCACCAAACCATTCCTGAAATACTTAATGATGATTATTTCTCTAGAATAATGCTCACTAAGTTCTTTGCCCTGAATCGTGAGGAGAACCAACAATCTAGGCATCTTTTGTACAGGAAAATTCCAGAGTATTACACTTGGCACAACAAGGAAAAAAAATGGCGTCGGCGCAAGACACAGAGGAGATCCATCGGTCGAATTTATACTGTATCACCTTCAGAAGGAGAAAAATTCTATTTGGGTATTCTGTTATCTAATGTCAGAGGACCAATCAGTTGGGATGACTTGCTAACAGTGAATGTGGTCCAATATTCGTCCTTCAAGCAATCTGCTCAACACCGAGGATTGTTAGAGAGTGACAGTAGCATCCGTGAGTGTTTGGTTGAGGCTTCTGTTTTACGATTGCCATGTGCTTTACgaaggttgtttgcaaccatcttaaTATTTTGTGAGCCTACAGATGTAAGAAGCTTATGGGatgaatttttttcatatatgGTGGATGATTATCCGTCAACCAGCACCATAACAGCCTTAGTGTTAACAAATCGGCTACTCAGGGATATAAATGATATACTCCTTCAGCACGGAAAACAGATTACACAATACGATTTGCCAGCTCTAACTCATGAAAATGACAATGACAACTCGATACCCAGAGTTATCCAAGAAGAACTGTCTGTCGAAGTACCTCGGGAAGACCTGTGTTCCGTAGCAAGATTGAACAATGACCAATCTAAATCTTTCAAGTGCATTATGAATATAATTGATCGAAGAGAAAGTGGAGTGTTCTTTGTTGATGGGCCAGGAAGATCAGGCAAAATATTTCTTTACAGGGCTATAATTGCAGAATTGAGAAATAAGGGTCATATTGTCTTGGTAACTGCATCGTCAAGAATAGCCGCAACATTATTGCCTGGGGGTCGAACAGCTCATTCTAGGTTTAAGATCTCAATTAATGCAGAACCATCATCCATTTGCAACATAAGCAAACAATCAGATCTTGCAAAGTTGATTAGACAAACAATGGCAATCATCTGGGATGAAGCACCTATGGCAAATAAAGAATCGGTGCAATCATTAGACCGCACTCTAAGAGATATATTAGCAAACGATATGCCATTTGGAGGAAAAGTGATGGTGATGGGAGGAGATTTTCGCCAAGTACTACCTGTCGTACCGAAAGGTAGTAAGTCACAAATGATTTTAGCTTCTATAG is a window encoding:
- the LOC112786469 gene encoding uncharacterized protein translates to MTCNPSWTEITSELNPVQTPQDRPDLTTRIFRAKFEQLKEDVITKGILGKVKSYIYVTEFQKRGLPHVHMLLILENNDQLIDPEHYDSLVRAEIPSKEVEPYLHDAVLKHMIHGPCGTLDQSSPCMKNGQCKRNYPKEFAAETRRGDDSYPQYRRRFDTPVQINQNVTVDNRWVVPYNPWLLLKYDCHINVEICSSIKSIKYLYKYCYNGPDRVAMEVHNGSNVDEVQQFVDARWIAAPEACWRIFKFNLY
- the LOC140183261 gene encoding uncharacterized protein, which produces MYPSVERLQIHLPNQHQVSFYDHQTIPEILNDDYFSRIMLTKFFALNREENQQSRHLLYRKIPEYYTWHNKEKKWRRRKTQRRSIGRIYTVSPSEGEKFYLGILLSNVRGPISWDDLLTVNVVQYSSFKQSAQHRGLLESDSSIRECLVEASVLRLPCALRRLFATILIFCEPTDVRSLWDEFFSYMVDDYPSTSTITALVLTNRLLRDINDILLQHGKQITQYDLPALTHENDNDNSIPRVIQEELSVEVPREDLCSVARLNNDQSKSFKCIMNIIDRRESGVFFVDGPGRSGKIFLYRAIIAELRNKGHIVLVTASSRIAATLLPGGRTAHSRFKISINAEPSSICNISKQSDLAKLIRQTMAIIWDEAPMANKESVQSLDRTLRDILANDMPFGGKVMVMGGDFRQVLPVVPKGSKSQMILASIVKSHLWASTKILHLRQNMRSSNDHVFAEYLMRIGDGIEPTIHEDFVRIQANMTIPWEGETSLHKLIEEIFPNLQSHGWDASYMVERTILTPEIMMCNSLMI